In one window of Gouania willdenowi chromosome 8, fGouWil2.1, whole genome shotgun sequence DNA:
- the elavl3 gene encoding ELAV-like protein 3 isoform X3: MSRMVTQIISTMETQVSNGPSGTSMPNGPVISTNGSTDDSKTNLIVNYLPQNMTQEEFKSLFGSIGEIESCKLVRDKITGQSLGYGFVNYVDPNDADKAINTLNGLKLQTKTIKVSYARPSSASIRDANLYVSGLPKTMSQKDMEQLFSQYGRIITSRILVDQVTGISRGVGFIRFDKRNEAEEAIKGLNGQKPLGAAEPITVKFANNPSQKTGQALLTQLYQTAARRYTGPLHHQTQRFRLDNLLNASYGVKSSPTVFPRFSPITIDSMTSLAGVNLTGPTGAGWCIFVYNLSPEADESVLWQLFGPFGAVTNVKVIRDFTTNKCKGFGFVTMTNYDEAAMAIASLNGYRLGDRVLQVSFKTSKQHKA, encoded by the exons ATGTCAAGAATGGTTACT CAGATAATCAGTACCATGGAAACCCAGGTGTCCAATGGTCCAAGCGGAACCAGTATGCCCAATGGCCCAGTCATTAGCACAAACGGCTCCACAGATGACAGCAAAACCAACCTGATCGTCAACTATCTGCCTCAGAACATGACCCAAGAGGAGTTCAAGAGTTTGTTTGGTAGCATTGGAGAGATTGAATCCTGCAAGCTAGTCAGAGACAAGATAACAG GTCAGAGTTTGGGGTATGGCTTTGTAAACTATGTGGACCCAAATGATGCAGATAAAGCTATCAACACGCTCAACGGGCTCAAACTGCAGACTAAAACAATCAAG GTATCATATGCCCGACCAAGTTCAGCCTCCATTCGTGATGCTAATCTTTATGTAAGTGGACTTCCTAAAACCATGAGCCAGAAAGACATGGAGCAGCTGTTCTCCCAGTATGGTCGCATCATTACATCCCGCATCTTAGTGGACCAAGTCACAG GCATATCGCGAGGGGTGGGCTTCATCCGGTTTGATAAGCGAAATGAAGCTGAAGAGGCCATCAAAGGACTCAATGGACAGAAGCCTTTAGGTGCTGCTGAACCTATCACGGTGAAGTTTGCTAACAACCCCAGCCAGAAGACAGGCCAGGCCTTATTGACCCAGCTGTACCAGACCGCAGCGCGCCGATACACGGGACCTCTGCACCACCAGACTCAGCGTTTCAG ACTCGACAATTTACTAAACGCCAGCTACGGAGTCAAGAG TTCTCCTACTGTCTTCCCCAGATTCTCCCCCATCACCATTGACAGCATGACCAGTCTGGCCGGAGTCAACCTTACTGGTCCAACTGGAGCCGGCTGGTGCATTTTTGTGTACAACCTGTCTCCCGAAGCAGACGAAAGCGTCCTGTGGCAGCTTTTTGGGCCTTTCGGTGCAGTCACCAATGTCAAGGTCATCCGTGACTTCACCACCAACAAATGTAAGGGCTTTGGCTTCGTCACCATGACCAACTACGATGAAGCTGCCATGGCTATTGCTAGCCTCAACGGCTACCGCCTGGGTGACCGCGTGCTGCAGGTTTCCTTCAAAACCAGCAAGCAGCACAAGGCTTAA
- the elavl3 gene encoding ELAV-like protein 3 isoform X1: MSRMVTQIISTMETQVSNGPSGTSMPNGPVISTNGSTDDSKTNLIVNYLPQNMTQEEFKSLFGSIGEIESCKLVRDKITGQSLGYGFVNYVDPNDADKAINTLNGLKLQTKTIKVSYARPSSASIRDANLYVSGLPKTMSQKDMEQLFSQYGRIITSRILVDQVTAGISRGVGFIRFDKRNEAEEAIKGLNGQKPLGAAEPITVKFANNPSQKTGQALLTQLYQTAARRYTGPLHHQTQRFRLDNLLNASYGVKSSPTVFPRFSPITIDSMTSLAGVNLTGPTGAGWCIFVYNLSPEADESVLWQLFGPFGAVTNVKVIRDFTTNKCKGFGFVTMTNYDEAAMAIASLNGYRLGDRVLQVSFKTSKQHKA, translated from the exons ATGTCAAGAATGGTTACT CAGATAATCAGTACCATGGAAACCCAGGTGTCCAATGGTCCAAGCGGAACCAGTATGCCCAATGGCCCAGTCATTAGCACAAACGGCTCCACAGATGACAGCAAAACCAACCTGATCGTCAACTATCTGCCTCAGAACATGACCCAAGAGGAGTTCAAGAGTTTGTTTGGTAGCATTGGAGAGATTGAATCCTGCAAGCTAGTCAGAGACAAGATAACAG GTCAGAGTTTGGGGTATGGCTTTGTAAACTATGTGGACCCAAATGATGCAGATAAAGCTATCAACACGCTCAACGGGCTCAAACTGCAGACTAAAACAATCAAG GTATCATATGCCCGACCAAGTTCAGCCTCCATTCGTGATGCTAATCTTTATGTAAGTGGACTTCCTAAAACCATGAGCCAGAAAGACATGGAGCAGCTGTTCTCCCAGTATGGTCGCATCATTACATCCCGCATCTTAGTGGACCAAGTCACAG CAGGCATATCGCGAGGGGTGGGCTTCATCCGGTTTGATAAGCGAAATGAAGCTGAAGAGGCCATCAAAGGACTCAATGGACAGAAGCCTTTAGGTGCTGCTGAACCTATCACGGTGAAGTTTGCTAACAACCCCAGCCAGAAGACAGGCCAGGCCTTATTGACCCAGCTGTACCAGACCGCAGCGCGCCGATACACGGGACCTCTGCACCACCAGACTCAGCGTTTCAG ACTCGACAATTTACTAAACGCCAGCTACGGAGTCAAGAG TTCTCCTACTGTCTTCCCCAGATTCTCCCCCATCACCATTGACAGCATGACCAGTCTGGCCGGAGTCAACCTTACTGGTCCAACTGGAGCCGGCTGGTGCATTTTTGTGTACAACCTGTCTCCCGAAGCAGACGAAAGCGTCCTGTGGCAGCTTTTTGGGCCTTTCGGTGCAGTCACCAATGTCAAGGTCATCCGTGACTTCACCACCAACAAATGTAAGGGCTTTGGCTTCGTCACCATGACCAACTACGATGAAGCTGCCATGGCTATTGCTAGCCTCAACGGCTACCGCCTGGGTGACCGCGTGCTGCAGGTTTCCTTCAAAACCAGCAAGCAGCACAAGGCTTAA
- the elavl3 gene encoding ELAV-like protein 3 isoform X2, with protein sequence MSRMVTIISTMETQVSNGPSGTSMPNGPVISTNGSTDDSKTNLIVNYLPQNMTQEEFKSLFGSIGEIESCKLVRDKITGQSLGYGFVNYVDPNDADKAINTLNGLKLQTKTIKVSYARPSSASIRDANLYVSGLPKTMSQKDMEQLFSQYGRIITSRILVDQVTAGISRGVGFIRFDKRNEAEEAIKGLNGQKPLGAAEPITVKFANNPSQKTGQALLTQLYQTAARRYTGPLHHQTQRFRLDNLLNASYGVKSSPTVFPRFSPITIDSMTSLAGVNLTGPTGAGWCIFVYNLSPEADESVLWQLFGPFGAVTNVKVIRDFTTNKCKGFGFVTMTNYDEAAMAIASLNGYRLGDRVLQVSFKTSKQHKA encoded by the exons ATGTCAAGAATGGTTACT ATAATCAGTACCATGGAAACCCAGGTGTCCAATGGTCCAAGCGGAACCAGTATGCCCAATGGCCCAGTCATTAGCACAAACGGCTCCACAGATGACAGCAAAACCAACCTGATCGTCAACTATCTGCCTCAGAACATGACCCAAGAGGAGTTCAAGAGTTTGTTTGGTAGCATTGGAGAGATTGAATCCTGCAAGCTAGTCAGAGACAAGATAACAG GTCAGAGTTTGGGGTATGGCTTTGTAAACTATGTGGACCCAAATGATGCAGATAAAGCTATCAACACGCTCAACGGGCTCAAACTGCAGACTAAAACAATCAAG GTATCATATGCCCGACCAAGTTCAGCCTCCATTCGTGATGCTAATCTTTATGTAAGTGGACTTCCTAAAACCATGAGCCAGAAAGACATGGAGCAGCTGTTCTCCCAGTATGGTCGCATCATTACATCCCGCATCTTAGTGGACCAAGTCACAG CAGGCATATCGCGAGGGGTGGGCTTCATCCGGTTTGATAAGCGAAATGAAGCTGAAGAGGCCATCAAAGGACTCAATGGACAGAAGCCTTTAGGTGCTGCTGAACCTATCACGGTGAAGTTTGCTAACAACCCCAGCCAGAAGACAGGCCAGGCCTTATTGACCCAGCTGTACCAGACCGCAGCGCGCCGATACACGGGACCTCTGCACCACCAGACTCAGCGTTTCAG ACTCGACAATTTACTAAACGCCAGCTACGGAGTCAAGAG TTCTCCTACTGTCTTCCCCAGATTCTCCCCCATCACCATTGACAGCATGACCAGTCTGGCCGGAGTCAACCTTACTGGTCCAACTGGAGCCGGCTGGTGCATTTTTGTGTACAACCTGTCTCCCGAAGCAGACGAAAGCGTCCTGTGGCAGCTTTTTGGGCCTTTCGGTGCAGTCACCAATGTCAAGGTCATCCGTGACTTCACCACCAACAAATGTAAGGGCTTTGGCTTCGTCACCATGACCAACTACGATGAAGCTGCCATGGCTATTGCTAGCCTCAACGGCTACCGCCTGGGTGACCGCGTGCTGCAGGTTTCCTTCAAAACCAGCAAGCAGCACAAGGCTTAA
- the elavl3 gene encoding ELAV-like protein 3 isoform X7, translated as METQVSNGPSGTSMPNGPVISTNGSTDDSKTNLIVNYLPQNMTQEEFKSLFGSIGEIESCKLVRDKITGQSLGYGFVNYVDPNDADKAINTLNGLKLQTKTIKVSYARPSSASIRDANLYVSGLPKTMSQKDMEQLFSQYGRIITSRILVDQVTAGISRGVGFIRFDKRNEAEEAIKGLNGQKPLGAAEPITVKFANNPSQKTGQALLTQLYQTAARRYTGPLHHQTQRFRLDNLLNASYGVKSSPTVFPRFSPITIDSMTSLAGVNLTGPTGAGWCIFVYNLSPEADESVLWQLFGPFGAVTNVKVIRDFTTNKCKGFGFVTMTNYDEAAMAIASLNGYRLGDRVLQVSFKTSKQHKA; from the exons ATGGAAACCCAGGTGTCCAATGGTCCAAGCGGAACCAGTATGCCCAATGGCCCAGTCATTAGCACAAACGGCTCCACAGATGACAGCAAAACCAACCTGATCGTCAACTATCTGCCTCAGAACATGACCCAAGAGGAGTTCAAGAGTTTGTTTGGTAGCATTGGAGAGATTGAATCCTGCAAGCTAGTCAGAGACAAGATAACAG GTCAGAGTTTGGGGTATGGCTTTGTAAACTATGTGGACCCAAATGATGCAGATAAAGCTATCAACACGCTCAACGGGCTCAAACTGCAGACTAAAACAATCAAG GTATCATATGCCCGACCAAGTTCAGCCTCCATTCGTGATGCTAATCTTTATGTAAGTGGACTTCCTAAAACCATGAGCCAGAAAGACATGGAGCAGCTGTTCTCCCAGTATGGTCGCATCATTACATCCCGCATCTTAGTGGACCAAGTCACAG CAGGCATATCGCGAGGGGTGGGCTTCATCCGGTTTGATAAGCGAAATGAAGCTGAAGAGGCCATCAAAGGACTCAATGGACAGAAGCCTTTAGGTGCTGCTGAACCTATCACGGTGAAGTTTGCTAACAACCCCAGCCAGAAGACAGGCCAGGCCTTATTGACCCAGCTGTACCAGACCGCAGCGCGCCGATACACGGGACCTCTGCACCACCAGACTCAGCGTTTCAG ACTCGACAATTTACTAAACGCCAGCTACGGAGTCAAGAG TTCTCCTACTGTCTTCCCCAGATTCTCCCCCATCACCATTGACAGCATGACCAGTCTGGCCGGAGTCAACCTTACTGGTCCAACTGGAGCCGGCTGGTGCATTTTTGTGTACAACCTGTCTCCCGAAGCAGACGAAAGCGTCCTGTGGCAGCTTTTTGGGCCTTTCGGTGCAGTCACCAATGTCAAGGTCATCCGTGACTTCACCACCAACAAATGTAAGGGCTTTGGCTTCGTCACCATGACCAACTACGATGAAGCTGCCATGGCTATTGCTAGCCTCAACGGCTACCGCCTGGGTGACCGCGTGCTGCAGGTTTCCTTCAAAACCAGCAAGCAGCACAAGGCTTAA
- the elavl3 gene encoding ELAV-like protein 3 isoform X8, whose translation MSRMVTQIISTMETQVSNGPSGTSMPNGPVISTNGSTDDSKTNLIVNYLPQNMTQEEFKSLFGSIGEIESCKLVRDKITGQSLGYGFVNYVDPNDADKAINTLNGLKLQTKTIKVSYARPSSASIRDANLYVSGLPKTMSQKDMEQLFSQYGRIITSRILVDQVTAGISRGVGFIRFDKRNEAEEAIKGLNGQKPLGAAEPITVKFANNPSQKTGQALLTQLYQTAARRYTGPLHHQTQRFSSPTVFPRFSPITIDSMTSLAGVNLTGPTGAGWCIFVYNLSPEADESVLWQLFGPFGAVTNVKVIRDFTTNKCKGFGFVTMTNYDEAAMAIASLNGYRLGDRVLQVSFKTSKQHKA comes from the exons ATGTCAAGAATGGTTACT CAGATAATCAGTACCATGGAAACCCAGGTGTCCAATGGTCCAAGCGGAACCAGTATGCCCAATGGCCCAGTCATTAGCACAAACGGCTCCACAGATGACAGCAAAACCAACCTGATCGTCAACTATCTGCCTCAGAACATGACCCAAGAGGAGTTCAAGAGTTTGTTTGGTAGCATTGGAGAGATTGAATCCTGCAAGCTAGTCAGAGACAAGATAACAG GTCAGAGTTTGGGGTATGGCTTTGTAAACTATGTGGACCCAAATGATGCAGATAAAGCTATCAACACGCTCAACGGGCTCAAACTGCAGACTAAAACAATCAAG GTATCATATGCCCGACCAAGTTCAGCCTCCATTCGTGATGCTAATCTTTATGTAAGTGGACTTCCTAAAACCATGAGCCAGAAAGACATGGAGCAGCTGTTCTCCCAGTATGGTCGCATCATTACATCCCGCATCTTAGTGGACCAAGTCACAG CAGGCATATCGCGAGGGGTGGGCTTCATCCGGTTTGATAAGCGAAATGAAGCTGAAGAGGCCATCAAAGGACTCAATGGACAGAAGCCTTTAGGTGCTGCTGAACCTATCACGGTGAAGTTTGCTAACAACCCCAGCCAGAAGACAGGCCAGGCCTTATTGACCCAGCTGTACCAGACCGCAGCGCGCCGATACACGGGACCTCTGCACCACCAGACTCAGCGTTTCAG TTCTCCTACTGTCTTCCCCAGATTCTCCCCCATCACCATTGACAGCATGACCAGTCTGGCCGGAGTCAACCTTACTGGTCCAACTGGAGCCGGCTGGTGCATTTTTGTGTACAACCTGTCTCCCGAAGCAGACGAAAGCGTCCTGTGGCAGCTTTTTGGGCCTTTCGGTGCAGTCACCAATGTCAAGGTCATCCGTGACTTCACCACCAACAAATGTAAGGGCTTTGGCTTCGTCACCATGACCAACTACGATGAAGCTGCCATGGCTATTGCTAGCCTCAACGGCTACCGCCTGGGTGACCGCGTGCTGCAGGTTTCCTTCAAAACCAGCAAGCAGCACAAGGCTTAA
- the elavl3 gene encoding ELAV-like protein 3 isoform X5, protein MSRMVTIISTMETQVSNGPSGTSMPNGPVISTNGSTDDSKTNLIVNYLPQNMTQEEFKSLFGSIGEIESCKLVRDKITGQSLGYGFVNYVDPNDADKAINTLNGLKLQTKTIKVSYARPSSASIRDANLYVSGLPKTMSQKDMEQLFSQYGRIITSRILVDQVTAGISRGVGFIRFDKRNEAEEAIKGLNGQKPLGAAEPITVKFANNPSQKTGQALLTQLYQTAARRYTGPLHHQTQRFRLDNLLNASYGVKRFSPITIDSMTSLAGVNLTGPTGAGWCIFVYNLSPEADESVLWQLFGPFGAVTNVKVIRDFTTNKCKGFGFVTMTNYDEAAMAIASLNGYRLGDRVLQVSFKTSKQHKA, encoded by the exons ATGTCAAGAATGGTTACT ATAATCAGTACCATGGAAACCCAGGTGTCCAATGGTCCAAGCGGAACCAGTATGCCCAATGGCCCAGTCATTAGCACAAACGGCTCCACAGATGACAGCAAAACCAACCTGATCGTCAACTATCTGCCTCAGAACATGACCCAAGAGGAGTTCAAGAGTTTGTTTGGTAGCATTGGAGAGATTGAATCCTGCAAGCTAGTCAGAGACAAGATAACAG GTCAGAGTTTGGGGTATGGCTTTGTAAACTATGTGGACCCAAATGATGCAGATAAAGCTATCAACACGCTCAACGGGCTCAAACTGCAGACTAAAACAATCAAG GTATCATATGCCCGACCAAGTTCAGCCTCCATTCGTGATGCTAATCTTTATGTAAGTGGACTTCCTAAAACCATGAGCCAGAAAGACATGGAGCAGCTGTTCTCCCAGTATGGTCGCATCATTACATCCCGCATCTTAGTGGACCAAGTCACAG CAGGCATATCGCGAGGGGTGGGCTTCATCCGGTTTGATAAGCGAAATGAAGCTGAAGAGGCCATCAAAGGACTCAATGGACAGAAGCCTTTAGGTGCTGCTGAACCTATCACGGTGAAGTTTGCTAACAACCCCAGCCAGAAGACAGGCCAGGCCTTATTGACCCAGCTGTACCAGACCGCAGCGCGCCGATACACGGGACCTCTGCACCACCAGACTCAGCGTTTCAG ACTCGACAATTTACTAAACGCCAGCTACGGAGTCAAGAG ATTCTCCCCCATCACCATTGACAGCATGACCAGTCTGGCCGGAGTCAACCTTACTGGTCCAACTGGAGCCGGCTGGTGCATTTTTGTGTACAACCTGTCTCCCGAAGCAGACGAAAGCGTCCTGTGGCAGCTTTTTGGGCCTTTCGGTGCAGTCACCAATGTCAAGGTCATCCGTGACTTCACCACCAACAAATGTAAGGGCTTTGGCTTCGTCACCATGACCAACTACGATGAAGCTGCCATGGCTATTGCTAGCCTCAACGGCTACCGCCTGGGTGACCGCGTGCTGCAGGTTTCCTTCAAAACCAGCAAGCAGCACAAGGCTTAA
- the elavl3 gene encoding ELAV-like protein 3 isoform X6: MSRMVTQIISTMETQVSNGPSGTSMPNGPVISTNGSTDDSKTNLIVNYLPQNMTQEEFKSLFGSIGEIESCKLVRDKITGQSLGYGFVNYVDPNDADKAINTLNGLKLQTKTIKVSYARPSSASIRDANLYVSGLPKTMSQKDMEQLFSQYGRIITSRILVDQVTGISRGVGFIRFDKRNEAEEAIKGLNGQKPLGAAEPITVKFANNPSQKTGQALLTQLYQTAARRYTGPLHHQTQRFRLDNLLNASYGVKRFSPITIDSMTSLAGVNLTGPTGAGWCIFVYNLSPEADESVLWQLFGPFGAVTNVKVIRDFTTNKCKGFGFVTMTNYDEAAMAIASLNGYRLGDRVLQVSFKTSKQHKA; this comes from the exons ATGTCAAGAATGGTTACT CAGATAATCAGTACCATGGAAACCCAGGTGTCCAATGGTCCAAGCGGAACCAGTATGCCCAATGGCCCAGTCATTAGCACAAACGGCTCCACAGATGACAGCAAAACCAACCTGATCGTCAACTATCTGCCTCAGAACATGACCCAAGAGGAGTTCAAGAGTTTGTTTGGTAGCATTGGAGAGATTGAATCCTGCAAGCTAGTCAGAGACAAGATAACAG GTCAGAGTTTGGGGTATGGCTTTGTAAACTATGTGGACCCAAATGATGCAGATAAAGCTATCAACACGCTCAACGGGCTCAAACTGCAGACTAAAACAATCAAG GTATCATATGCCCGACCAAGTTCAGCCTCCATTCGTGATGCTAATCTTTATGTAAGTGGACTTCCTAAAACCATGAGCCAGAAAGACATGGAGCAGCTGTTCTCCCAGTATGGTCGCATCATTACATCCCGCATCTTAGTGGACCAAGTCACAG GCATATCGCGAGGGGTGGGCTTCATCCGGTTTGATAAGCGAAATGAAGCTGAAGAGGCCATCAAAGGACTCAATGGACAGAAGCCTTTAGGTGCTGCTGAACCTATCACGGTGAAGTTTGCTAACAACCCCAGCCAGAAGACAGGCCAGGCCTTATTGACCCAGCTGTACCAGACCGCAGCGCGCCGATACACGGGACCTCTGCACCACCAGACTCAGCGTTTCAG ACTCGACAATTTACTAAACGCCAGCTACGGAGTCAAGAG ATTCTCCCCCATCACCATTGACAGCATGACCAGTCTGGCCGGAGTCAACCTTACTGGTCCAACTGGAGCCGGCTGGTGCATTTTTGTGTACAACCTGTCTCCCGAAGCAGACGAAAGCGTCCTGTGGCAGCTTTTTGGGCCTTTCGGTGCAGTCACCAATGTCAAGGTCATCCGTGACTTCACCACCAACAAATGTAAGGGCTTTGGCTTCGTCACCATGACCAACTACGATGAAGCTGCCATGGCTATTGCTAGCCTCAACGGCTACCGCCTGGGTGACCGCGTGCTGCAGGTTTCCTTCAAAACCAGCAAGCAGCACAAGGCTTAA
- the elavl3 gene encoding ELAV-like protein 3 isoform X11, which produces MSRMVTIISTMETQVSNGPSGTSMPNGPVISTNGSTDDSKTNLIVNYLPQNMTQEEFKSLFGSIGEIESCKLVRDKITGQSLGYGFVNYVDPNDADKAINTLNGLKLQTKTIKVSYARPSSASIRDANLYVSGLPKTMSQKDMEQLFSQYGRIITSRILVDQVTGISRGVGFIRFDKRNEAEEAIKGLNGQKPLGAAEPITVKFANNPSQKTGQALLTQLYQTAARRYTGPLHHQTQRFRFSPITIDSMTSLAGVNLTGPTGAGWCIFVYNLSPEADESVLWQLFGPFGAVTNVKVIRDFTTNKCKGFGFVTMTNYDEAAMAIASLNGYRLGDRVLQVSFKTSKQHKA; this is translated from the exons ATGTCAAGAATGGTTACT ATAATCAGTACCATGGAAACCCAGGTGTCCAATGGTCCAAGCGGAACCAGTATGCCCAATGGCCCAGTCATTAGCACAAACGGCTCCACAGATGACAGCAAAACCAACCTGATCGTCAACTATCTGCCTCAGAACATGACCCAAGAGGAGTTCAAGAGTTTGTTTGGTAGCATTGGAGAGATTGAATCCTGCAAGCTAGTCAGAGACAAGATAACAG GTCAGAGTTTGGGGTATGGCTTTGTAAACTATGTGGACCCAAATGATGCAGATAAAGCTATCAACACGCTCAACGGGCTCAAACTGCAGACTAAAACAATCAAG GTATCATATGCCCGACCAAGTTCAGCCTCCATTCGTGATGCTAATCTTTATGTAAGTGGACTTCCTAAAACCATGAGCCAGAAAGACATGGAGCAGCTGTTCTCCCAGTATGGTCGCATCATTACATCCCGCATCTTAGTGGACCAAGTCACAG GCATATCGCGAGGGGTGGGCTTCATCCGGTTTGATAAGCGAAATGAAGCTGAAGAGGCCATCAAAGGACTCAATGGACAGAAGCCTTTAGGTGCTGCTGAACCTATCACGGTGAAGTTTGCTAACAACCCCAGCCAGAAGACAGGCCAGGCCTTATTGACCCAGCTGTACCAGACCGCAGCGCGCCGATACACGGGACCTCTGCACCACCAGACTCAGCGTTTCAG ATTCTCCCCCATCACCATTGACAGCATGACCAGTCTGGCCGGAGTCAACCTTACTGGTCCAACTGGAGCCGGCTGGTGCATTTTTGTGTACAACCTGTCTCCCGAAGCAGACGAAAGCGTCCTGTGGCAGCTTTTTGGGCCTTTCGGTGCAGTCACCAATGTCAAGGTCATCCGTGACTTCACCACCAACAAATGTAAGGGCTTTGGCTTCGTCACCATGACCAACTACGATGAAGCTGCCATGGCTATTGCTAGCCTCAACGGCTACCGCCTGGGTGACCGCGTGCTGCAGGTTTCCTTCAAAACCAGCAAGCAGCACAAGGCTTAA
- the elavl3 gene encoding ELAV-like protein 3 isoform X4: MSRMVTQIISTMETQVSNGPSGTSMPNGPVISTNGSTDDSKTNLIVNYLPQNMTQEEFKSLFGSIGEIESCKLVRDKITGQSLGYGFVNYVDPNDADKAINTLNGLKLQTKTIKVSYARPSSASIRDANLYVSGLPKTMSQKDMEQLFSQYGRIITSRILVDQVTAGISRGVGFIRFDKRNEAEEAIKGLNGQKPLGAAEPITVKFANNPSQKTGQALLTQLYQTAARRYTGPLHHQTQRFRLDNLLNASYGVKRFSPITIDSMTSLAGVNLTGPTGAGWCIFVYNLSPEADESVLWQLFGPFGAVTNVKVIRDFTTNKCKGFGFVTMTNYDEAAMAIASLNGYRLGDRVLQVSFKTSKQHKA; the protein is encoded by the exons ATGTCAAGAATGGTTACT CAGATAATCAGTACCATGGAAACCCAGGTGTCCAATGGTCCAAGCGGAACCAGTATGCCCAATGGCCCAGTCATTAGCACAAACGGCTCCACAGATGACAGCAAAACCAACCTGATCGTCAACTATCTGCCTCAGAACATGACCCAAGAGGAGTTCAAGAGTTTGTTTGGTAGCATTGGAGAGATTGAATCCTGCAAGCTAGTCAGAGACAAGATAACAG GTCAGAGTTTGGGGTATGGCTTTGTAAACTATGTGGACCCAAATGATGCAGATAAAGCTATCAACACGCTCAACGGGCTCAAACTGCAGACTAAAACAATCAAG GTATCATATGCCCGACCAAGTTCAGCCTCCATTCGTGATGCTAATCTTTATGTAAGTGGACTTCCTAAAACCATGAGCCAGAAAGACATGGAGCAGCTGTTCTCCCAGTATGGTCGCATCATTACATCCCGCATCTTAGTGGACCAAGTCACAG CAGGCATATCGCGAGGGGTGGGCTTCATCCGGTTTGATAAGCGAAATGAAGCTGAAGAGGCCATCAAAGGACTCAATGGACAGAAGCCTTTAGGTGCTGCTGAACCTATCACGGTGAAGTTTGCTAACAACCCCAGCCAGAAGACAGGCCAGGCCTTATTGACCCAGCTGTACCAGACCGCAGCGCGCCGATACACGGGACCTCTGCACCACCAGACTCAGCGTTTCAG ACTCGACAATTTACTAAACGCCAGCTACGGAGTCAAGAG ATTCTCCCCCATCACCATTGACAGCATGACCAGTCTGGCCGGAGTCAACCTTACTGGTCCAACTGGAGCCGGCTGGTGCATTTTTGTGTACAACCTGTCTCCCGAAGCAGACGAAAGCGTCCTGTGGCAGCTTTTTGGGCCTTTCGGTGCAGTCACCAATGTCAAGGTCATCCGTGACTTCACCACCAACAAATGTAAGGGCTTTGGCTTCGTCACCATGACCAACTACGATGAAGCTGCCATGGCTATTGCTAGCCTCAACGGCTACCGCCTGGGTGACCGCGTGCTGCAGGTTTCCTTCAAAACCAGCAAGCAGCACAAGGCTTAA